The Phyllopteryx taeniolatus isolate TA_2022b chromosome 2, UOR_Ptae_1.2, whole genome shotgun sequence nucleotide sequence TTTGCAGGTATATACTGTCGACGCACACCTGGCTGGTCTCTGACTGCCTTAATTCACTCTTTACTGCAGGGCGTACTTTCCACCAATAGAGGGTACTGATAGACTATGAAAACAGTCATCAGGGTCATGACGCGACACTTGATTATGTATGTACATTGCACTTACTACTGCTTATGTCAGTCCATCAATGTTCATGATTACGTTGTCCCTTTTATGTTCTTTGGCGGGCTGAGAGACGACAAGTCACCCCAATGTGTGATTGACACCTTGGGACATAGATGGCACGAGAAATTCCCTTGGTCTTTGCGTAACCAGCGCCGCCTGCAACACTTCTCTTCTAGAAAACTCCGACCGTTGAGTCTCAAAGTTCTTGAACTCCTCCGTAGCATAAAACAACTTGCAGTCTTCAGCTGTTGAAGAGGAATGTTAAGGGAAACAATAACTTTGTTCAGGTGGTCACGGACCCCCTTCTTAGGTCCGCCTCGAGGCTGGACTCCAGTTTTCCGTTCTCCAAAAGGACCAATCTTAGGCAGGTGGTACCCCGGCATCCGAATGGCATGGCCTATCCAGTGTAGCAGTCGCCTAAGGATGACGGCCTGCACACGAGTGTTTACCGCTTGCTGTACGATTTATTGCATGAGGACTTCCGTCTGTCCTTGGAGGAGAGGCCAATGATCCGTTGAAGGGAGGGAATTCGAAAGGCCTCCATCTTCTTGATATGACGCCATTCACAGCCATATAAAAGAGTGGAGATGACAACCGCTCGGCATAACACGATCTCGGTTCCCGAGTTAAGGCTGGAGTTGATAAAAACTCTTGTTCTTTATAGTGTCCAAATGACGTAGCAGCAGCACTAATGCGGTGGTTGATTTGCCCATCTGAAGAAATGATGCTTACCAGGTCGGACAAGGTTGTCAGAATTCTTCACGTTCATTGCAGATGGAGCATTAGTTCAGAATGATGTCTCCAGTCTCTCTGTCTTCTTTGGAATGACAACGAAGCCTAAACTATGGTGgctgggaagtgcaaaacaatataaccaATTGTGAGacccttttacatttcagaaaacaaatgaacaaaaagttgcaactaatttacatttcagaaaacgaaTAAACACTGGACAACgtttacatttcaggaaacaaattaagaAATCacgaaaaaaaatttacatttcagaaaacaaattaacaaaatttttgtcattttttattttgtcaatttttgaCTGTAGATTTCCCCAGATATGGGCCGGTGCTGCGGCGTCATCGGCATACCGGAGAGGCGGTCCGGTTGACCGATGTGAGGCGCCGAGTGCCAAATAGACTAATAGATCAAATCTACAGCGAATTTCGATACCGTCGTCACATTTTGATGTTGAGAAAGAAGAATCACTTCCGCAATCAATATTGTACAGTAGGGGCTTGCGGGATGGGTCAAGCTTTTGAGCCCATGTGAAACATGACTTCAATGCGAATGTGCTTCTGGCGATGCAAACGTGCAGTTACGGCAGACTGTCAAACACGTCATGCCGCGGTGTATTCCAGAGAAAGAAGGGAATTGGTTTGTGTGCTGGAAAAGGATGGGACAGCAAACATTCTCCAGACTAAAGTCCGAGAAATCCTGCATTTCCCTAACACTTAACTCGACTGACATAAGTGAGTGTTATGACACACCTGAGGGAGGCAGTAATACACTACTTATGCACAGCCTGCAGGTTTAAAGATTGGGGTAAATCAAAAAAAAGTGCATCTTCCTCTACAGGAGACTGACGGGTACTGCATGTTATTTGACTTCCTCGTTCCACAAACTTTGGACTTAACCGGCACGTCCGAACGAGACGACACATTATTCCGTTTGTTTTATCTGCGTATACTTTCCGTCAGACATTGAAACAAATCTCCCTTCTATTGACACGACTTGCTTCCAACTCTTGGAATATGTCGGACAACAAGGAGAACAACGACGACGAACAACAACTTCAAGGTGCCGTGGGTGGGGAAGGTAAGTGAAGCAGCGCCGTGTTAACCTGTGCAGACCTGTACAAActatggaggggggggggggaatcctgtTCAAAGTTCGAAAACCGAATTCAGACGAGGATTTGTTTTACCAAGTTTGCCCGAGTTAGAAAGAAAAGTGTTGCCAAGCAGCTTGTTCGATAAATGCCGAATTTGCTTGCCAAGTTTTTTTCACAGGCCGCGAGCCGGTCTGGCCACTAGACGGCAAATACGGAGGAGCTTTTGATGCTAATTCGCCACAATAGTTCATAGTTCActcgacaaaaaaacaattgtcgtCACTGCAAATGTATACGCAAAAACGGCGCTTGATTCGACATTTTGATAACAGTCTGTGTTAGGGACCGTCGGCAAATTACACATCCCAGAGTAACAAATGTGTAACAAATCACCATATAACGAatacaagtttttatttttattttttttgccgtaGTAGTTGGCATTGGGAGACCACTCCTTACTACAGGTCAAATGTTGCTGATATATTGCATTATAGAGAGATTGTGTGcaaataattgtcaaaaaatattgaCTAAAAACCctttttctcattctgattgcTGTAGTAGTAGTTGGCAAGGGGTTGTCTGCTACTTAATGCAGGTCAAACTTTGCTGATATGCTGCATTATAGAGAAACTTTGTGCAATTCATTGTCTAAAATATTgacaatatttgtttatttatgtatttattttccctatcctgttcagctgcatgtcCATGCAGAAttgtggatctgtatgcctttcatgctagaacagttttgctgtgcatcagggggagtttgaaatacttcttctgcttatttatttatttttaaaattccgatgtttattgaaaatgcagccggacagaaaagggttttagggaaATAGATCGAGgaacagaacggacaagggaaACAGGGAcgcaaaccacagcagaacaataattAGACAGTTGAAATATTTGACTACAAATAACGTTACAAAGTCAAATCGTcttatacagcggctgaaataagtatttaacacgtcaacatttttttcacgaaagatacttccaaaggtgctattgacctgaaaattccACCagctgttgggaacaacccaagtaatccatacatacaaagaaaggagAACAGATTagctcagaaatgaagttgtgtctaataatgtaaaatgacacagggaaaaagtattgaacacgccaacttgTATTTCTTTAATACATTGTACAAAAGCTTTTGTtcgcaatgacagcttcaagactccTCCtgcatggagaaactagtcgcctGCATTGCTCTGgtttgattttggcccattcctccacacaagcagtcttcaaatcttgaaggttccgtgggcttcttttatggaccttgagcttcagttctttccatagattttcgattggattcaagtcagatgattggctggcacattctagcagctttattgtttttttaaaatttgaaaccAATTTAgaatttccttggcagtatgttttggatcattaacCTGCTGAAGTGTctaccctcgtttcattttcatcatcatcctcccagaatgtctcggtacatttgcccattcatccttccttcaataatgttgTAAGTTTCCCAGtactatttgctgaaaagcagccccacaccttCATGTTCCCACcaccaaacttcactgttggtaagATGGTTTTAGGgggatgtgcagtgccatttctccgccaaacgtggtgtgcattatgtcatccaaatagttacattttgctctcatctgaccagactattttctcccagtaTTAAAATGGCctttccaaatgttgttcaccAAACTTTAGACGAGCtttgacccttttttttttccagcaatggggtcttgcgtggtgagcgtgcatacagcccatggcggcggagtgcattactcactttttcccttgtgacaacagtacctgctaattccaggtctttttgaagctctccacaggtggtccttggctcttggacaactcctctgattattatttgcactcctctgtcagaaatcttgcgaggagcacctgatcgaggcaaatttatggcggtatgattggctttccacttacgtattatggccccaactgtgctcatTAGACtttgatcggcctgatcggtatcggccaataattagcattttatgctgatcggctttaatgtcataattctccGATCCGATCCATAACGTCATTGGTTGGAAATCACCGGACTAGAGAATAAATActttaagatactcagtatacagtgcagtaagtatatacagtaaattaacaagtcatttaaatagacacattgctccatcttgtgatcggttatcgtttttttaaactcgctgatcggtgatcagcgccaaaaatcctgatcgtgtaaagcctagtgctcactggaacgttagAAAGCTTAGAtgtgcgcctgtaaccaatgccatcgttatgttttgcaacagttAGTTTGCGATgttcttgagacagctctctgctcttacccatcatgagatgtttCTTGACTCAGACctcggcaatgagacctttttgtagccCGTCatttaggactgaaccagctgatattcatttgcactgacaaggggctggattgctgtttgattattgcgAGCCCAACCGGAgcaccccgaccagtcccaaaggaaGGGGCAAGGGTAGCGGACTACCACCACCCACAcccaattcccccccccccccccccccccccagcgcACCCCACCCTTACCGCCACCCCCGAAAAACATGGGGGCCCCCAATCACCCTAACCCTGACAGGCGAGGGCGCCAGGAGAGGGGAGAGCAAGACGGGGACCCAGGGGGTGAGACCCCATTCTCCCCGTGACCCAACAACCGGACGGGGGGTCGGGGGGCTTAGGCACCAGGAGTGAAGCCAAGTGAAATGTGAACAcccaccccaccacccaccctattactattgTTACTATGTCCTCGACTgtcaaccattatccctgtaccgtgatcgtgtgtggtggggtgtcgtgcattaaaattggggagactggtggcGGTGAGGTgagacggtcacagggcaatgatgacccacaaccgtcccccccacccaggccaaccagctccccaaaggatgtgcaaatgtatgtggtgcattaaaaatctgcgagggaaaggcatggcgggccagagagAAGGCCGGAGTGCTGGAACACCTGGccaagtgtcctccccagcccgacaCTACCGCCCCCCCCACAAACGGGTgtatgatgcaaaaaaaactggagaaaaccaggctACAGAGAAGGCAGATGACCAGACCAGAGACCAACACAGAAGTGCCAGTACCCGGCCCGGCGTCCCGGTCATCATGCCTCGTCCCAGCCCCCTAGGGGACCCTGAAAGAGATCTGAATGTGCTCAAAGTGCGAAATATGGACAGTGTGAATAATACAAATGTGCTGAGTGTGTGAAGAGGCTAGACTTCTGTGGGCCGCCCCGGCCCAACAGGCTGGAAGACCACAGAGAGCCCCGGCCACCACCGAACACCACCCAGCAACCAGAACAGGGCGCAGAAGGTGGGCCCATCAAAGGCGGAAGAGAGAGTGGGGCGACGACCACGGCAGAGTGCCCCAGGTAGAGGGAAGAGGAGAGCACAGGCATGGGATACAGCAGcacgccccccgcccccccacacgGAGACCAGGACGAGGCCCCCGGAGTGGGACCAGCGGACACCAGAGCGGATCAGTTTGTCCTTAAAGTTATCCATTTAGTTATTACGCTTAGTAGAGATATTTTCTAGTGTTATATACTACtctatgacaagattttgccattggttaatgttgCAAGCTTGTTTAtcttaataattataatatttattattttcaattacTATTACTTATGTGTAATTTGCAAATTGccaaagtgaattaaaaaacaatgaacGATTGCCTGCAATTGTCGTGTTAGAAAATGTGTCTTACATGACGCAACAAGcgtcatgtttttattgctttgtggtcaacattttggacaattattgaattttggtgaatatttttgacaattaattgcACACAGTTTAACCAAAATGCCAGATATCCGCAAAAGTTGACCTGTAGTAGGTAGTGGCCTCACATTGCCACCTACTACaccttttattgatttttagtgAATATATTTGCCAATTAATTGCATCCAGTTTCTCTCTAATGCAAGATATCAGCAAAGTTTGACCTGTAGTAAGTAgtggactccccaaaaaatacagacaatccctttttgttcatttcttaATGTTGAATTATCAAACATATGGGAGCGTTTgctggcgattggctggcaaccagttcagggtgtaccccgcctcctgcccgatgagggctgggataggctccggcactcccgcgacccttgtgaggagaagcggctcagaaaatggatggatggatggatggatggatggatggatgggagcgTTTGCGTGTCATCACCAAGTGGTCACGTGGTGTCTTGGTTGGAAGAAAGTCCTCAGCTCAACGGCCCGACCGGGAGTTATTCAggcttatttttgttaattaatAAATGATAGTGTCGTGTTGCATGATGGGCTGCACGTACAGATTTGATGCAAATTATTCCAAGAGCGTTTGCGACATCCCAAAGAAACCTGAAGCTCATTTAAAGCTTACGTTGCAGCCATTACATGACACAAGTGGAATCACTACTTAACTGACCATGTTTGTTTCTGGCACTTTATATAATGGTAAGGCATTTAACTGCggggtgctggaacctatcccagctatcttcgggcggaaggcggggcacaccctgaactggtcgccagccaatcgcagggcacatacaaacaaagaaccattcgcactcacattcacacctacgggcaatttagtcttcaaccaacctaccacgcatgtttttgggacgcgcgaggaaactggagtacctggagaaaaaccacccaaggcacggggaaaacatgtaaactccacacaggcgaggctgggatttgaaccccggtcctcagaactgtgatgcagatctgctaaccagtcgcatggggatgttttgaacattttccaatCAACAACTGAATGATTAACACTTACGTGTATGCGTCATGAGTCGtgcacactttcattaaatctCATTAAATCTTTTGTGTAGGCCAAAATTAAAAGTTGTTAATCAAGTACATCCCGTCAGTCTGGCCAGGTGGATGGATTTGGGACACATTTGTCCATGTAACTTTATACTTAAAGCAAATCCTGTGTTCCACTGTTTTGCTTGGCATCAGCTGGGCCAATCTTATATACCGCGATAAAAAGCGTCAATATTGTATGGGAACAGATGGCGCTCTTGCCACTTTGAATGCACTTGCACAAATATTATGTCACGATGACATTTCGCGAATGCTcccataaaatgttttattaaaatataataaggatatatttatctatttttttttttaagggccaTCTTCATCAGGAGGAAGactttcatttttacattttctttaaaggaaaaaaaacattgcttctttctgtggaagttgatacAATTTAGGCTGGAAAATTGTTTGGGGTTTTAGGATAAATAAAGCAAACTTGTTTGGAATAATGTGCTGGCCATGGGCGAAGGCGACTTGGAATCGAGGAATTCCATTCCCATGAATTGGAATGGGAAAAACAGCTTTGGTTTTAGCAGACATTTCGGTTCGAGAACAGTTTCGTAATGAATTCcgtttgtgtgtgggtgggtgtgtgagTGGATTGTTCGGTTGGGGTGTTTGTATTCAGGGGGTTGACGTTAACGTTGGCCCAGGGCCAGTACGCCGCCACCTACGGATGGATGCTGGTCTGCTTGGGCCAGTAGAAATTTCGAAGTCATCTACcgaaaatgtcccaaaaaactgcattttcagtgTCGGTCTGAAATTCTTCTATCActgaaaacaatttcaatttcaaacagttcaatttagATCTGCTTTTgttagtgtttaggccagcagagaaggccttgtcGGCCATTACTGTACACcgctgtttttttccacaacattccaacttaattggaatttgggtttgtaCTTTTTGAGGGGAGTTTAACGAAATGCTAATCCAGCTTCTATCATCTCTAACAGATGTCATTGATGATCCCATTCTAGAGCAAGGAGCAATTGTCCTCAGAGGGTAAGTCCTATCAAAACCACTTTTGAATGGACTGTCTTTCTTTTGGGGTTGATTTTCTCTGTTTGCTGCTGCAGTATGATTCTATTAACTATATTTTGCACtggcaaaaacattttgaattcatATCAATCATCAATTTTAATCATTGTGTTTAGGTGCTTTTGGTTTACTTTTATATCGTGGACCACCGCTATTCGCAGGGGATCGGGATTGTGCGTCCGACATTACCAACCAGTACGGCTGTGTCCAGCCAAAGTGACAACATTTGTTATCAATGAATtcgatgaaataaacactatattgtttaaaaaataaagacacaaATGCTGCTTGGGGGCATGCAATTTTATTACGCCCCGCAAGCGCTGCCAAGCCACAGAGTTGAAAGTTCTCTCTGCGTCCAGTGTCAATGCatgtaagtcactaatcatcgcctccatggtaccGAATAAATTACACTTCTTACCGTGCTTTTTACATGCATCTTTATCACAGAGAACGAGGAGTGAGTAGTAAAAGAAGCAAAAGCGTGATGCTAATGGCTAAGCTTTGGTGTCATGAAGTCACAAAACACCGGAATGAGTGATTggatgatacagtacacttctcacataggtctggctggaaacACATTACAGCAGAGAGTAACcaagtttgaacaacaaaagaACAAGGCAACTAATACCCGTctggaaatataaataattcaaatcaatcaaataattcACAGACACAAGACGCCctctgaaccggaaatgaattaccgtaatttcttgtgaatAATGCAaatcccaccccacccccccccccaaaaaaaatgtccaaagtcaattgtgtgtattatacatgggtaaagaggaaaatgaaaaaaactttcccattttataaatgtatgccgccatctagaggttaggaaaaagctgtacactttcattccaatgtgccacctccacctagaggttatgagagaggtatacactttcattctaatacatCACCAAcacctcgaggttatgaaaaaggtgtagcctacactttcattccaatatgacaggggtatgtatgactgcatgtacaattgtgctcataagtttcagaccctggcagaatttgtgaacagaggataggacccaaaaatgcacgagaTTGTGTCACACACAGCCGCGGAAATGCGGACCTGTTCGCGTGACCAAGTCAAAGTCACTGATCATTGCGTCACTAAGTCACTAATCACCAGCTCCATGGGGGCTTTGTTGACAGATTATTATATCCAATATCCTCTGTGGTGGGCACAGCCATGAAGTCATCCACGAGGCAGTCTTAAATCGATGTTGCCACATCAGGGAATATCGTGGAGACGGTGGAGACCCCAACACGGAAACTGTTTGTGCGATGGTCCTGAATGAGTCTCCTGTGGCAAAGTATCTGCATcacataaaatgttaaatttacCAGAGTTGTATTGAAGATACTGCAGCAGTcgaatacataaaacaaaataaaaagataagCACATACAGTCATGGCGAAACACACTGGCACCCCACGGGACCATGACTGGATTGTCtattttatatccatccatccattttctgagccgcttatcctcacaagggtcgcgggagtgctggagcctaacccagctatcaacgggcggggtacaccctgaactggttgccagccaattgcagggcacatataaacaaacaatcattcgcattcacattcacatttagagtcttcagtcaatctaccacgcatgtttttgcgatgtgggaggaaacccggagaaaacccacggggagaacatgcaaactccacagaggcagagccgggatttgaaccccagtcctcagaactgtgaggcagatgtgctaaccactccgtcaccgtgccgcctcattatTCCAGTATTCCAGTAAAACAGGTACAGGTGagtcttttcttttcatgtcagacagtcagtaTTCAGAGAGGGGGGAGTGTCCTGTATGTCTTGTTAAATAGTCTAAATTATGTTGAAATGACTGTCGTACATCAATgttgaatacagtacatcaaacaTGTTGCTAGTGTTTGTTCTAttttattgatatatatatatataataaaaataataaacatcatAAATTCCTGTAACATTATACTGTATCATTTTAAAGCTGTACACAGTACATAAAGTAGATGTGTACAAATGTAGATCATCTGATCGATCTGATCTCGATTTATGCCACTCCTCGATTTACATCGATCCATTCCTTTTTACAGTTTGGCAGCATGATGTAGTTATTTCAACATCATTTTTGCTACGTTTATTCGCGCTGTAGTAAACCTTCGGTAGGTTGTCTACTGTGACTCAGTCGATACGTatatccacccattttctgtactgcttatcctcacaaggctcgcgggcgtgctggagcctatcgagaggtggggtacaccctgaactggtcgccagcaagtCGGAGGGCGCAtactatataaacaaacaaccattcacactcacattcacacctaagggcaatttagagtcttcaatcaacctactacacatgtttttgggatgagggaggaaaccgccGTACCAGGAGAAAgcccacacaggcgtggccgggatttgaaccccggtcctcagaactgtgaggcaaatgtgctaaccatttgCTCACCGTGTTATTATTGGTTTTAAAGGAAGTTatatttcaggattttctgataTGATTCGGAGTTACGCAGCAGATCTGTTGAGAAAgatttatttcatgtttcaacTCTAAATACagactgtatactgtaaaaacccattcaAAATGCTAGTTTAAAAATTGTTAATAccatttgtaaatataaaaacccctaattctgtttgttttagAAACTTTCTTATTTGAGTACAATTTGCAATTAAGACCTTTTTTTACATGGAAGTACTTttttatgttatatatatatatttttttaccaacTACTCCATGTGCCTCAGTTGCCTCCTGCAGAcaaattatgtttatttatattgaaTTCAATTGGTCAACTGAGCTCTCATGAGGTACGCAGAGGTGTCTTAGTCTTCACCCTCAGACTGTGGTGACTGAAAAGCCTGGACAGTAACAGGAATGCCACGTAACTACTgaatattacattttgaaaaatatttttttctcacgtTGCAGTTCCATTCATTTATTAgggagcttttttttgttggagCGATGTGATTTGggcttttttccttttttggggggggaaccaTGTAAACCTGTTCTGTATTATCGCATAACTCTTTGTCTTATTCCATTGATTAAGCATTTTTCTATacatcatttgtgtttgacAGGTATGTGATTGAGCGTATAAACACAGAAGACCCCAGTCGACATATTACATCTGAGGATTTAGGTGGACGATTAAATGAACAACAAGAACCACAAATCAAAGAAGTTGTGGAACAGCTACTTAAGATTGCCGATGAGTTGAACAGGAATGCTGAACTCCAACGGTATGTGATAAACATTGACTGCTTCCTGCTTGCTTAATGTGCATACTTTACTAAAGGTCCCGCATTtcggctatttagacctccatagtgactcagtataaaagtgtcaatttcatttaaaaaaaacaccttggttttgtcatacgagtgtccagaaaatgcccctttgacagctacttctggtTGACCCAGTTTTggatccgctttgtccatatttggctaagaccgccccctttcctttgattgggtgcctccgtgtagaagaccgaCTTGTGACGCCAAGCACAGGTACCACCGCGAAAAATATTTGGctcccaagtaccaccataataaCCAACATCAAAATACAGTACCATATTAGGctgaagtgttcatcaaaaacaaggcagagggaAAGTGTTTTGCAACCCATTGtcacattatgcagtttgaacatacAGCGTGTTTGAATaaaggggaataaaaaaaactgtactccgataatgattcaataaaatatattccacataagttggagatcacggcttaatgaagcgaacagaaccacaccgtctgcaaaaagcagagatgcaatactgaggccaccaaaccggaccccctctatctatcagatcggtgtaaagtctcctCTCGACCTGTTGGGTATGATATTGGaagtgaaatttaaaaaaaaaaaaatcagaattgttGTTGTCCATTAATTTCACGGCCATTTCTCCTTCTCAGACTAATAAACCAAGTTCAAGGAAACTGCGCTCAGGATGTTTTCATGAAGGTGGCCAGGAACATCTTTGCTGATGGCATCAACTGGGGTCGAGTTGTGGCTCTCTTCCATCTCGCATACAGACTCATATACAAGGTAACAAGCCGAAGTGATGTCATATTCAATTGCTCTCATTCACACAATGGGTGGGAAAGGTAAAagccgtgcctgtgtggcttttctccgggcactccgctttcctcccacatccccgaaacatgcgtggtaggttaattgacaactctaaattgcccgtaggtgtgaatgtgagtgcgaatggttgtttgtttgtatgtgccctgcgattggctggcaaccagttcagggtgtgcccttcctcctgcccgatgatggctgggatgggctccggcactcccgcgacccttgtgaggagaagcggctcagaaaatgg carries:
- the zgc:153993 gene encoding apoptosis regulator BAX, whose protein sequence is MSDNKENNDDEQQLQGAVGGEDVIDDPILEQGAIVLRGYVIERINTEDPSRHITSEDLGGRLNEQQEPQIKEVVEQLLKIADELNRNAELQRLINQVQGNCAQDVFMKVARNIFADGINWGRVVALFHLAYRLIYKALTTNHLENIRIIISWVLQVVREQLYYWLVQQGGWEGVIHGWSRWKKFTLVASVILVATFVYYRRTR